The following are encoded together in the Roseofilum reptotaenium CS-1145 genome:
- a CDS encoding helix-turn-helix domain-containing protein produces MSINQSTAIATAEEARIAREASKTFAALIPNQKPLQLTVTSDDDIERELTLPPTAVRLLFDILEQMALGKAVTIIPVNAELTIEQAADLLNISRSFLADLVDKNEIHHRKLGRHRRILFEELMNYKKKVEESQKAALEELTAQAEELDLGY; encoded by the coding sequence TTGAGCATCAATCAATCAACCGCGATCGCCACTGCTGAAGAAGCGCGGATAGCAAGAGAGGCCAGCAAAACCTTTGCTGCTCTGATTCCCAATCAAAAGCCACTACAACTCACAGTAACCAGTGATGACGACATTGAGAGAGAACTGACCCTTCCTCCAACGGCAGTTCGACTGCTTTTCGATATTCTCGAACAGATGGCCCTTGGTAAAGCCGTAACCATTATCCCGGTCAATGCTGAGTTAACTATCGAGCAAGCTGCTGACCTACTCAATATCTCCCGTTCATTTCTCGCAGATCTCGTAGACAAAAATGAAATTCACCACCGCAAATTGGGTAGGCATAGACGAATTTTATTTGAGGAACTGATGAACTATAAAAAGAAGGTTGAAGAGTCTCAAAAAGCAGCTCTCGAAGAACTTACTGCTCAAGCAGAAGAGTTAGACTTAGGGTATTGA